One stretch of Miscanthus floridulus cultivar M001 chromosome 18, ASM1932011v1, whole genome shotgun sequence DNA includes these proteins:
- the LOC136522212 gene encoding uncharacterized protein: MDAAGGGAAVVVGGLDDADAAFFSRRGHRCCGCFWAPAPWASSSSQHVRRRPSGGADEEWWHGVGDGGSGAASGRRRWWRRGVDALMKVREWSEQVAGPRWKTFIRRFRFRRSSAPRHGGANNGGGGGKLNYDPLSYALNFDEGHGGGCGSPGEGGDYRDFAARFVALAPPPASARSSMDLGGRNAPPPLFLHHHPHSPRAPATAAARG; the protein is encoded by the coding sequence ATGGACGCTGCCGGCGGAGGCGCCGCCGTGGTAGTGGGTGGCCTCGACGACGCGGACGCCGCCTTCTTCTCCCGGCGCGGGCACCGCTGCTGCGGCTGCTTCTGGGCGCCGGCGCCGTGGGCCTCGTCTTCGTCCCAGCACGTGCGGCGGCGCCCGAGCGGTGGCGCCGACGAGGAGTGGTGGCACGGCGTCGGGGATGGGGGAAGCGGAGCAGCGTCAGGGAGGCGTCGGTGGTGGCGGCGCGGGGTGGACGCGCTGATGAAGGTGCGGGAGTGGTCGGAGCAGGTGGCCGGCCCGCGGTGGAAGACCTTCATCCGCCGGTTCCGGTTCCGCCGCAGCAGCGCGCCGCGCCACGGTGGGGCCAACAACGGCGGCGGAGGGGGCAAACTCAACTACGACCCGCTCAGCTACGCGCTCAACTTCGACGAGGGGCACGGAGGCGGCTGCGGCAGCCCCGGCGAGGGCGGCGACTACCGCGACTTCGCCGCGCGCTTCGTCGCGCTCGCGCCGCCGCCTGCGTCGGCCAGGTCGTCCATGGACCTCGGCGGCCgcaacgcgccgccgccgctgttcctccaccaccacccgcACTCCCCACGCGCGCCTGCTACGGCCGCCGCGAGGGGCTGA